The stretch of DNA GCGTCAACGGCTCGCGCTAGCCAAACTGTTGTTCAACGGGATCGATCGCCACATCAGCGCGGAGGCCTTGCACGAGGAGGCCGAGGCGGCGGGCATCCGCGTGTCGCTCGCGACCGTCTACAACACGCTCCATCAGTTCACCGCCGTCGGATTGATGCGCGAAATCGTGGTCGACAGCCAGCGCTCCT from Rhodospirillales bacterium encodes:
- a CDS encoding transcriptional repressor gives rise to the protein MVDKFVSSASRPFGPSLERLRAAGLRPTRQRLALAKLLFNGIDRHISAEALHEEAEAAGIRVSLATVYNTLHQFTAVGLMREIVVDSQRS